The following proteins come from a genomic window of Camelus dromedarius isolate mCamDro1 chromosome 29, mCamDro1.pat, whole genome shotgun sequence:
- the MFGE8 gene encoding lactadherin → MPGSRLLAALCGALLCASGLFAASGDFCDSSQCLNGGTCLLDQDKPNFYCLCPEGFTGLICNETEKGPCFPNPCHNDAECQVINDSHRGDVFTQYICKCPHGHTGIHCEIVCSMPLGMETGAIADSQISASSLHLGFMGLQRWAPELARLHRTGIVNAWTSSNYDRNPWIQVNLLRKMRVTGVVTQGASRAGSAEYLKTFRVAYSVDGRKFQFVQNTEGSGDKVFVGNMDNNGLKVNLFDIPLEVQYVRLVPVICHRGCTLRFELLGCELNGCAEPLGLKDSTIPDKQITASSFYKTWGLSAFSWYPFYARLDNQGKFNAWTAQTNSASEWLQIDLGSLRRVTGIITQGARDFGHIQYVAAYRVAYSDDGENWTEYRDQGAVEGKIFPGNFDNNSHKKNMFETPFLARFVRILPVAWHNRITLRVELLGC, encoded by the exons ATGCCAGGCTCCCGTCTGCTGGCCGCGCTCTGCGGCGCGCTCCTCTGCGCCTCGGGACTCTTCGCCGCCTCGG GTGACTTCTGTGACTCCAGCCAGTGCCTGAATGGTGGGACCTGCTTGTTGGACCAGGACAAACCCAACTTCTACTGCCTCTGCCCTGAAGGCTTCACGGGCCTTATATGCAATGAGACTGAGAAAG GTCCCTGTTTCCCAAATCCCTGCCACAATGATGCCGAATGCCAGGTGATCAATGACTCACACCGAGGGGATGTCTTCACCCAGTACATTTGCAAGTGCCCTCATGGCCACACAGGCATCCACTGTGAGATAG TCTGTTCCATGCCACTGGGCATGGAGACGGGCGCCATCGCCGACTCCCAGATCTCCGCCTCGTCCCTGCACTTGGGTTTCATGGGTTTGCAGCGCTGGGCCCCGGAGCTGGCCCGCCTGCACCGCACGGGCATCGTCAATGCGTGGACATCCAGCAACTATGACAGAAACCCCTGGATCCAG GTGAACCTGCTGCGGAAGATGCGGGTCACAGGTGTGGTGACGCAGGGTGCCAGCCGCGCAGGCAGTGCCGAGTACCTGAAGACTTTCAGGGTGGCCTATAGTGTCGATGGGCGCAAGTTCCAGTTCGTCCAGAATACAGAGGGCTCAGGAGATAAG GTGTTTGTGGGTAATATGGACAACAACGGCCTGAAGGTCAACCTGTTTGACATCCCTCTGGAGGTGCAGTATGTGAGGCTGGTGCCCGTCATCTGTCACCGGGGCTGCACCCTCCGCTTTGAGCTCCTTGGCTGTGAGTTGAATG GATGCGCCGAACCCCTAGGCCTGAAGGACAGCACCATCCCCGACAAGCAGATCACAGCCTCCAGCTTCTACAAGACCTGGGGCCTGAGTGCCTTTAGCTGGTATCCCTTCTACGCACGGCTGGATAATCAGGGCAAGTTCAACGCCTGGACCGCCCAGACCAACTCTGCCTCTGAGTGGCTGCAG ATTGACCTAGGCTCCCTGAGGCGAGTGACCGGCATCATCACCCAGGGGGCCCGAGACTTTGGCCATATCCAGTATGTGGCAGCCTACAGGGTGGCCTACAGTGATGATGGTGAGAACTGGACTGAATACAGGGACCAGGGGGCCGTGGAAGGCAAG ATCTTCCCTGGCAACTTCGATAATAACTCGCACAAGAAGAACATGTTTGAGACGCCTTTCCTGGCCCGCTTTGTGCGCATCCTGCCCGTGGCCTGGCACAACCGCATCACCCTGCGCGTGGAGCTCCTGGGCTGTTAG